From the Polaribacter gangjinensis genome, the window ATTATGATTGAATCTGGACCAAATGCACGTACAGTTCAAATCAATTTAGAGCCTTTCACATTAATTGGCGCAACAACTCGCTCAGGCTTGTTAACAGCGCCAATGAGAGCACGTTTTGGCATCAGTAGTAGATTGCAATACTACTCTAAAGAACTGCTAACAACCATTATCCAAAGAAGTGCACAAATATTAAAAGTTCCCATTTCTATGGAAGCTGCTATTGAAATTGCTGGCAGAAGTAGAGGAACTCCAAGAATTGCAAATGCATTGTTACGGAGAGTTCGTGATTTTGCTCAAATTAAAGGAAATGGAAAAATCACCATCGAAATTGCTCAATTTGCTTTAAAAGCATTGAATGTAGACACTTATGGTTTGGACGAAATGGACAATAAAATTCTCACAACTATTATTGATAAATTTAAAGGTGGTCCTGTAGGAATCAGCACTATTGCAACTGCAGTTGGCGAAAATGTAGAAACCATTGAAGAGGTGTATGAACCATTTTTAATTCAACAAGGGTTTATTGCAAGAACACCAAGAGGAAGAGAAGTAACAGCATTGGCATACAAACACTTAGACAGAATAAAAGGAAGTACCCAAGGAGAATTGTTTTAAAAAATGAATATCAAAAAGATTGTTCCTATTGTTGATTGGTTACCCAATTATCAAAAATCCTTGTTCAAAGGCGATTTGATTGCGGGAATTACAGTCGGAATTATTTTGATTCCGCAAGGAATTGCGTATGCTTTAATTGCAGGTTTACCACCTATTTACGGATTGTATTGTGCCTTAGTACCCCAAGTAATGTATGCTATTTTCGGTTCTTCAAGACAGGTAGCTATTGGTCCTGTTGCCATGGATTCGTTAATTGTTGCAACTGGAGTTTCTACATTAGCTTTGGCAGGATCAGATAGTTATATTGAAATTGCCATTTTATTAGCTTTAATGGTTGGAACAATTCAATTTGTTTTGGGTATTTTCAGCTTAGGATTTATTGTAAATTTCTTGTCAAGACCTGTAATTACGGGATTTACATCTGCAGTTGCCTTGATTATTGGCATCAATCAATTTAGAAATTTATTGGGAGTTGATTTTATTCAAAGTGATCAAATTCACGTACTTTTAGAAGATATTTTGATGCAAATTTCATTTTACAATTTGCCAACAACTATCATTGGTTTGATTGCTGTCAGCATCATTTTTATTTTAAGAAAAATTGACAAAAGAATTCCAAGTGCACTAATTGTTGTTGTTTTAGGAATTGTAATCATGAAGTTTTTTGGCAAGAATTTGACAGAAGTTGCC encodes:
- the ruvB gene encoding Holliday junction branch migration DNA helicase RuvB, which translates into the protein MNENLNPENSNFSNEELEVEKKLRPLSFDDFTGQDQALENLKVFVQAANKRGEALDHTLFHGPPGLGKTTLAHILANELKVGIKVTSGPVLDKPGDLAGLLTNLDERDVLFIDEIHRLSPVVEEYLYSAMEDYKIDIMIESGPNARTVQINLEPFTLIGATTRSGLLTAPMRARFGISSRLQYYSKELLTTIIQRSAQILKVPISMEAAIEIAGRSRGTPRIANALLRRVRDFAQIKGNGKITIEIAQFALKALNVDTYGLDEMDNKILTTIIDKFKGGPVGISTIATAVGENVETIEEVYEPFLIQQGFIARTPRGREVTALAYKHLDRIKGSTQGELF